A genomic segment from Nicotiana tabacum cultivar K326 chromosome 7, ASM71507v2, whole genome shotgun sequence encodes:
- the LOC142162285 gene encoding uncharacterized protein LOC142162285, with the protein MNVIDSVIQTSNQLIHCHIPDKKCYGTFIYRLHTVADRKPMWDQLRDIHAKTNGPWIILGDFNSILSAGDRINVEPVHQQELADFQCCIDDIRIGQITKRRCQFSWSNKRDVEDRIYSHIDWTFGNPDWFQIYAGIEAVYMLLGVSDHSPIVLNTEGISMFRICRRLKMLEIQTKNIHKEYSSIDKKLENLRIKLETIQRALNDDYFNPILIEEEKLIIKLIENWDAVQERNNRITEPEQIQQEFINFFKKLLGEATYTLPGIDINIARDNPTLTLEQQQSLLNPVT; encoded by the exons ATGAATGTGATAGACTCAGTAATTCAAACTTCTAATCAACTCATCCATTGTCATATTCCGGACAAAAAGTGTTATGGGACTTTTATCTATAGATTGCATACTGTTGCTGATAGAAAGCCTATGTGGGATCAACTTAGGGATATACATGCCAAGACAAATGGGCCATGGATCATACTTGGGGATTTCAATAGTATACTATCTGCTGGGGACAGAATTAATGTAGAACCAGTTCATCAACAGGAGCTAGCAGACTTCCAGTGCTGTATTGATGATATTAGAATAGGGCAAATAACCAAAAGAAGATGTCAATTCTCTTGGAGCAATAAGAGGGATGTAGAGGATAGAATTTACAGTCACATTGACTGGACATTTGGCAATCCAGATTGGTTCCAGATATATGCAGGAATTGAAGCTGTTTATATGCTACTAGGAGTCTCAGATCATTCTCCTATTGTGTTAAATACAGAG GGGATTTCTATGTTTAGGATATGCAGAAGATTGAAGATGCTAGAAATCCAAACAAAGAACATCCACAAAGAGTACTCTTCCATCGATAAAAAGCTAGAGAACTTAAGGATAAAGTTGGAGACAATACAAAGGGCACTAAATGATGACTACTTCAATCCAATACTTATTGAGGAGGAGAAGCTGATAATTAAGTTGATAGAAAACTGGGATGCAGTTCAGGAAAGG AATAATAGAATAACTGAGCCAGAACAGATTCAGCAAGAATTCATCAACTTTTTCAAGAAGTTACTGGGGGAAGCAACTTATACACTTCCTGGAATAGATATCAACATTGCTAGGGATAATCCTACATTGACCCTAGAACAACAACAGTCTTTGCTGAATCCAGTGACATAA